The proteins below are encoded in one region of Sporosarcina sp. FSL K6-1508:
- a CDS encoding helix-turn-helix transcriptional regulator — protein MAEVKIVLNEILKERNMTQLKLSNLTGIRYESISNLNKNKTERLSLIHLQKIMTVLEITDVGMLLKYEDDTIVEPVIEPATETVEDPLDANIEMLDLPYAVYNRLRKQWSMNFETVGDIAKADLSKARGIGPKYLQIINDALEKYLNRH, from the coding sequence TTGGCTGAAGTTAAAATTGTGTTAAACGAAATCCTTAAAGAACGAAATATGACTCAACTAAAACTTTCGAATTTAACAGGCATCCGTTACGAATCTATCTCTAATCTTAATAAAAATAAAACTGAACGCTTATCACTTATCCACCTTCAGAAAATAATGACTGTACTAGAAATCACTGATGTCGGCATGCTATTAAAATATGAAGATGACACCATTGTCGAGCCGGTAATTGAACCCGCCACTGAAACTGTAGAAGATCCGTTAGATGCCAACATTGAAATGCTAGATTTGCCATACGCGGTGTATAACAGGCTAAGAAAGCAATGGAGCATGAATTTCGAGACTGTTGGAGATATCGCAAAAGCTGATTTATCTAAAGCTCGTGGAATCGGACCGAAATATTTACAAATCATTAATGACGCTCTTGAAAAATACTTGAATCGTCATTAA
- a CDS encoding helix-turn-helix transcriptional regulator — MTEKQIEQLLKDYHWMINSVKIMREGLNDVGGNFTAQYGLEAAMPKAAGGHSDPIYQEFSRREKRWRKISDYEKKIKMVQDKIYLITVDREIEVLHWLLEGKSMRWIGMHMGFSDRHIGRIKDTVIRKMSHMSDTSEK, encoded by the coding sequence ATGACGGAGAAACAGATTGAGCAGTTGTTAAAGGATTATCACTGGATGATCAATAGTGTGAAGATAATGCGCGAGGGATTGAATGATGTTGGTGGTAACTTTACGGCTCAGTATGGATTAGAAGCAGCTATGCCGAAAGCAGCTGGCGGTCATAGTGATCCTATTTATCAGGAGTTTTCAAGAAGGGAAAAGCGGTGGAGGAAGATTAGTGATTACGAGAAGAAAATAAAGATGGTGCAGGATAAAATTTATTTGATTACGGTTGACCGGGAGATTGAGGTGTTGCATTGGTTGCTAGAAGGGAAAAGTATGCGGTGGATCGGGATGCATATGGGATTTTCGGACCGTCATATTGGAAGAATAAAAGATACCGTTATTCGGAAAATGTCGCATATGTCGGATACGTCGGAGAAATGA
- a CDS encoding XtrA/YqaO family protein — protein MVNKDITFNTDALLLGIGIMELPMNCVVVISEGIAKVRELPEHGEYRIVTHQGKVRRMRREEGEEF, from the coding sequence CTGGTGAATAAAGATATTACTTTTAATACAGATGCATTATTGTTGGGAATTGGTATAATGGAACTACCAATGAACTGTGTGGTGGTTATTTCGGAGGGTATTGCTAAAGTGAGAGAACTTCCGGAGCATGGTGAATATAGGATTGTTACGCATCAGGGGAAAGTTAGAAGGATGCGGAGGGAAGAGGGCGAGGAATTTTGA
- a CDS encoding helix-turn-helix domain containing protein, whose product MIHAKEQKRVLLDDVDIDWVFTERETDVFRSMWEADMSVDSIAEELGRKHLEIGLLIIEQAELGEIQVRPQGIFGQ is encoded by the coding sequence ATGATCCACGCTAAAGAACAAAAGCGTGTGCTACTTGATGACGTTGATATTGATTGGGTGTTTACAGAACGGGAAACAGATGTATTCAGGTCGATGTGGGAAGCGGATATGAGTGTTGACAGCATTGCAGAAGAGTTAGGACGTAAGCACTTGGAAATCGGATTGCTCATTATTGAACAGGCTGAACTTGGGGAAATACAGGTACGGCCGCAGGGGATATTTGGGCAATAA
- a CDS encoding IDEAL domain-containing protein, producing the protein MNSDHQREEFKKLMEGFSFAVYANALAEIGKINSRKLMAEMSEESKMSRQYLEHHPSIETNVTDKDMLLLQIDMALDAKDMKLFMRLTDELKGMEVLV; encoded by the coding sequence ATGAACAGTGATCATCAACGTGAAGAGTTTAAAAAATTGATGGAAGGCTTTTCGTTCGCTGTGTATGCGAATGCTTTAGCGGAAATAGGGAAAATCAACTCTCGAAAACTTATGGCTGAAATGTCTGAAGAATCCAAGATGTCTCGTCAATATTTAGAACATCATCCGAGCATCGAAACGAATGTCACGGACAAGGACATGCTGCTGTTGCAGATTGATATGGCGCTTGATGCAAAGGATATGAAGTTGTTTATGCGGCTTACGGATGAACTGAAAGGAATGGAGGTATTGGTGTGA
- a CDS encoding Holliday junction resolvase RecU, which yields MNACNRCGRELKTQKSIDDGYGPVCKKKQAAEDAEFEKIQITLDEVVESGVAVYSRSHANRGAGLERLIDMTNQQYRNKGVADIRKIPTPVQIQSNVRGKVTGYTQKPEWVDYSGVHDGRAIVFDAKETSSKTSFPLENISEHQYELLKSWHQKGAWSFLLVSFTKLDEIYLLPFKTLEAHWEDAGKGGRKSIPYTEMILHCDLVKSENGYVLHYLKSC from the coding sequence ATGAACGCATGTAATCGTTGCGGAAGAGAGCTTAAAACGCAGAAGTCAATCGATGATGGTTATGGTCCTGTCTGCAAGAAAAAACAGGCTGCTGAAGATGCGGAGTTTGAGAAAATCCAAATCACGCTTGATGAGGTTGTTGAGTCGGGGGTGGCAGTTTATAGTCGTTCCCACGCTAACCGTGGAGCAGGACTTGAAAGATTGATAGACATGACAAATCAGCAGTATCGCAATAAGGGGGTTGCGGACATTCGTAAGATCCCGACACCTGTGCAGATACAAAGTAACGTTCGGGGGAAAGTCACTGGTTACACACAAAAGCCGGAGTGGGTTGATTACTCAGGAGTTCATGATGGCAGGGCAATCGTATTCGATGCTAAAGAAACATCTAGCAAGACGAGTTTTCCGCTAGAAAACATTTCAGAGCATCAGTATGAGTTGTTGAAATCATGGCATCAGAAAGGCGCTTGGTCGTTCTTGCTTGTCTCTTTCACTAAGTTAGATGAAATATACCTTTTACCTTTCAAGACGCTAGAAGCGCATTGGGAAGATGCTGGGAAGGGTGGCAGGAAGTCCATTCCATACACGGAGATGATTTTGCATTGTGATTTAGTGAAAAGTGAAAATGGGTACGTGCTGCATTATCTAAAATCATGCTAA
- a CDS encoding dUTP diphosphatase, with the protein MLSIGLHFQKIGGKRVEEIRYRVVNAHMHLKIEDVFTEFIASAAKLEPNNYEAYVSDFLALIDTLGFTWEEFEEAYYAKNEINHVRQAEGY; encoded by the coding sequence TTGTTATCAATCGGATTGCATTTCCAGAAAATCGGTGGAAAACGTGTAGAAGAAATTCGATACAGAGTGGTAAATGCGCATATGCATTTAAAAATTGAAGACGTATTCACCGAATTTATTGCAAGTGCTGCGAAACTGGAGCCGAATAATTACGAAGCGTATGTTAGTGACTTTCTAGCGTTGATCGATACTCTTGGTTTCACTTGGGAAGAGTTCGAAGAAGCCTATTACGCGAAAAACGAAATCAACCACGTCAGGCAAGCGGAGGGATACTAA
- a CDS encoding dUTP diphosphatase translates to MRNRINLSKFFLKQRALDGAIVREKHLTGRDLFSRKRLALIVELSELANEMPESFKFWSNKQNNYEKALNW, encoded by the coding sequence ATGCGAAACAGAATCAATCTTTCTAAATTCTTTTTGAAGCAACGAGCGTTGGATGGTGCAATCGTCAGAGAAAAACATCTGACTGGGCGTGATTTGTTCAGTCGGAAACGGCTGGCATTAATCGTTGAATTGTCAGAGTTAGCGAATGAAATGCCGGAGTCATTCAAGTTTTGGTCAAACAAACAAAACAACTATGAAAAAGCATTAAACTGGTAG